One stretch of Zhihengliuella flava DNA includes these proteins:
- a CDS encoding mannose-1-phosphate guanylyltransferase, with protein sequence MAQNTFDRFYGVIPAGGVGTRLWPLSRAAAPKFLHDLTGSGSTLIRSTYDRLTPLAGERIMVVTGEVHRQAVCEQLPELDEQDLVLESEPKDSGAAIGLAAAILHRRDPETIMGSFAADQVVGPLDVFLEAVREAVHTAATGKIVTIGIRPTVPSTGFGYIRAGERLSIDDAPSATAVAEFVEKPSEDVARKYLASGDYLWNAGMFVAPTALMLKHLELNQPELYRGLDEIAAAWDTPQRDEVVARVWPTLPKIAIDYAVAEPAADAGDVAMVPGVFTWDDVGDFAAIGRLNPASENNHLTVLGDGARVYSDQASGVVVSDSKRVIALIGIDDVVVVDTPDALLVTTEDHAQQVKQAVETLKASGEVDVL encoded by the coding sequence ATGGCTCAAAATACTTTCGACCGTTTCTACGGGGTGATTCCTGCCGGTGGTGTGGGAACCCGGCTGTGGCCGCTCTCCCGTGCGGCGGCTCCCAAGTTCCTACATGACCTCACCGGGAGCGGCAGCACACTGATTCGGTCGACGTATGACCGGCTGACTCCGCTGGCGGGAGAGCGCATCATGGTGGTCACCGGGGAAGTGCACCGTCAGGCCGTGTGTGAGCAGTTGCCGGAGCTCGACGAGCAGGACCTCGTCCTCGAGAGTGAGCCGAAGGATTCAGGGGCCGCTATTGGCCTCGCCGCCGCTATCCTTCACCGCAGGGATCCCGAAACGATCATGGGGTCCTTCGCCGCCGATCAGGTGGTGGGCCCGCTCGACGTCTTCCTCGAGGCGGTCCGCGAGGCCGTCCACACGGCCGCCACCGGAAAGATCGTCACGATCGGCATTCGTCCCACCGTGCCGTCCACCGGGTTTGGTTACATCCGAGCCGGCGAACGGCTGAGCATCGATGATGCGCCGAGCGCCACGGCCGTCGCCGAATTTGTGGAGAAGCCCAGCGAGGACGTGGCCCGGAAGTATTTGGCCAGTGGGGACTACTTGTGGAACGCCGGCATGTTCGTGGCGCCCACCGCGCTCATGCTCAAGCATCTCGAGCTCAACCAGCCTGAGCTCTACCGGGGGCTTGACGAGATCGCGGCGGCATGGGACACCCCGCAGCGGGACGAGGTCGTGGCCCGCGTGTGGCCCACCCTGCCCAAGATCGCCATTGACTACGCGGTGGCCGAGCCCGCTGCGGACGCGGGCGATGTGGCCATGGTTCCCGGCGTATTTACGTGGGACGACGTCGGAGATTTCGCGGCGATCGGTCGGTTGAATCCGGCCAGTGAAAATAACCATCTGACCGTCTTGGGGGACGGTGCGCGCGTGTATTCGGACCAGGCATCCGGCGTCGTCGTCTCCGACTCGAAGCGGGTCATCGCCCTCATTGGCATCGACGACGTCGTTGTCGTCGACACCCCTGATGCGCTGTTGGTGACCACCGAGGACCATGCCCAACAGGTCAAACAGGCCGTCGAAACCCTCAAAGCCTCCGGCGAGGTCGACGTGCTTTAG